From a single Sinomonas atrocyanea genomic region:
- the rpmI gene encoding 50S ribosomal protein L35, with protein sequence MPKMKTHSGAKKRFKLTGSGKLKRQQANRRHYLEHKPTTLTRRLAADKIVSGGDAKVIKRMLGI encoded by the coding sequence ATGCCGAAGATGAAGACGCACAGCGGCGCCAAGAAGCGCTTCAAGCTGACCGGTTCCGGCAAGCTCAAGCGCCAGCAGGCCAACCGCCGCCACTACCTCGAGCACAAGCCGACGACGCTCACGCGCCGCCTCGCGGCGGACAAGATCGTCTCGGGCGGCGACGCCAAGGTCATCAAGCGCATGCTCGGCATCTGA
- the rplT gene encoding 50S ribosomal protein L20: MARVKRAVNALKKRRTVLDRASGYRGQRSRLYRKAKEQLLHSFVYSYQDRHKRKGDFRRLWIQRINAASRANGLTYNRLIQGLKAAEVEVDRRMLAELAVSDAAAFAALVEVAKKALPADVNAPVAK, translated from the coding sequence GTGGCACGTGTGAAGCGGGCAGTCAACGCCCTGAAGAAGCGCCGTACCGTCCTCGATCGGGCGTCCGGCTACCGTGGTCAGCGCTCGCGCCTGTACCGCAAGGCCAAGGAACAGCTGCTGCACTCGTTCGTGTACAGCTACCAGGACCGCCACAAGCGCAAGGGCGACTTCCGCCGCCTGTGGATCCAGCGCATCAACGCTGCCTCCCGCGCCAACGGCCTGACCTACAACCGCCTCATCCAGGGCCTCAAGGCCGCTGAGGTCGAGGTCGACCGCCGTATGCTCGCCGAGCTGGCTGTCTCCGACGCCGCCGCGTTCGCGGCCCTCGTCGAGGTTGCGAAGAAGGCCCTCCCGGCCGACGTCAACGCTCCGGTCGCCAAGTAG